One segment of Nostoc flagelliforme CCNUN1 DNA contains the following:
- a CDS encoding RrF2 family transcriptional regulator: protein MVISNKSEYALLALLELASCYPNGEALQIREIAALQDIPNRYLEQLLATLRRGGLIKSIRGAKGGYVLARDPGKITVLAAFSCMEGSDIVVSNPEPTPNTVEGELIQEVWQEARQAANSVLEKYTLQDLCERRSMRKQKELMYYI from the coding sequence GTGGTAATCTCTAACAAATCAGAATACGCACTTCTAGCCCTGTTAGAGTTGGCAAGCTGCTACCCTAACGGTGAAGCCCTGCAAATTCGAGAGATAGCGGCATTACAAGACATACCGAACCGCTATTTGGAACAACTCCTAGCCACATTAAGGCGTGGAGGTTTAATTAAAAGTATACGCGGAGCCAAAGGTGGCTATGTTCTGGCACGAGATCCCGGAAAGATTACAGTGTTAGCTGCTTTTAGCTGCATGGAAGGATCGGATATTGTTGTCTCTAATCCTGAGCCGACTCCCAACACGGTAGAAGGTGAGCTAATTCAGGAAGTCTGGCAGGAAGCACGTCAGGCTGCTAACTCAGTTTTAGAAAAATATACACTCCAAGACCTTTGCGAACGAAGATCAATGCGAAAGCAGAAGGAACTCATGTATTACATTTAG
- a CDS encoding glycogen debranching protein: protein MTIWVNEQIDPSGMIHACIATCNESQAKDCHDSFENNLTETQKAAGWVARLRTVNSWDEVPVNSLKLN from the coding sequence ATGACTATTTGGGTAAATGAGCAAATTGATCCGTCTGGGATGATTCATGCCTGTATTGCCACTTGTAATGAATCTCAAGCCAAAGATTGTCATGATTCATTTGAGAATAATTTGACCGAGACGCAAAAGGCAGCAGGTTGGGTAGCGCGATTGCGGACAGTTAATTCTTGGGATGAAGTGCCAGTGAATTCTTTAAAACTCAATTAA
- the rsmH gene encoding 16S rRNA (cytosine(1402)-N(4))-methyltransferase RsmH: MKSDLQTPLNLEELAFSHISVLGREVIEGLAVRPGGHYLDVTVGGGGHSRLILEAAADVRVTAVDQDEDALAAARKELAEFSDRVQFIYSNFADYEFPPNTFDGILADLGVSSYHLDQAERGFSFRQAANLDMRMDRGRSLTAADVINSWDEAELADIFFKYGEERLSRRIARRIVERRPLHTTTELADAIASSVPPKYRYGRIHPATRVFQALRIVVNDELKSLETFLDKAPNALVPGGRIAIISFHSLEDRPVKHGLRNSPLLKVLTKKPIIAQEEEISKNPRSRSAKLRIAQRVL; the protein is encoded by the coding sequence ATGAAATCAGATTTACAAACACCGCTAAATTTAGAAGAACTGGCTTTTTCTCATATTTCCGTTTTGGGACGGGAAGTAATTGAGGGTTTGGCGGTGCGTCCAGGTGGACATTATTTAGATGTAACGGTAGGTGGTGGTGGTCACAGTCGCTTGATTTTAGAAGCTGCGGCGGATGTGCGGGTAACGGCAGTTGACCAAGATGAAGATGCTTTAGCAGCAGCAAGGAAAGAATTAGCAGAGTTTAGCGATCGCGTACAATTTATTTATAGCAATTTTGCTGACTACGAGTTTCCCCCTAACACTTTCGATGGTATTTTAGCCGATTTGGGGGTAAGTTCTTACCATTTAGATCAAGCAGAACGAGGTTTCAGCTTTCGCCAAGCTGCAAATTTGGATATGCGAATGGATCGGGGGCGATCGCTAACTGCTGCTGATGTGATTAATAGTTGGGATGAAGCCGAATTAGCAGATATTTTCTTTAAATACGGTGAGGAGAGATTATCGCGGCGCATTGCTCGTCGTATTGTAGAACGGCGACCGTTACACACGACTACAGAATTGGCTGATGCGATCGCTTCTTCAGTTCCCCCGAAATATCGTTATGGGAGAATTCACCCCGCTACCCGTGTTTTTCAAGCTCTGCGAATTGTCGTCAACGATGAGTTAAAATCCCTAGAAACCTTTTTGGATAAAGCACCAAATGCCCTTGTCCCTGGTGGCAGAATTGCAATTATCAGTTTTCACAGTCTGGAAGACCGCCCGGTGAAACATGGTTTAAGAAATTCACCTTTATTAAAGGTATTGACAAAAAAACCAATTATTGCTCAAGAAGAGGAAATTAGTAAAAATCCGCGATCGCGATCGGCCAAACTGAGGATAGCTCAAAGAGTGCTGTAA
- a CDS encoding LamG domain-containing protein, translated as MQFIKQLGKQLGFVVLIGSAMFSASAANAQTTTCKKNVVCDVGVNTDVVIDPNYLINLLPGTNSVDVVQIGGVVVYNNNRVSFSSNGGSYPFYDPFRASSSQSNNGNDPQGSNFTPSIRFGELIGLYTEKPTRPLRVNLNSPALDKGNLGCAPTAPFTKCIAFHYGYYQRVVADRDVNASFLRTYIQLRDSTNPQILRVKQPVMASPKLTFLFTENISLSEATRLSKATRLSKATRLSKATRLSKATRLSQATPTEYLVVYSEQTNPLEPGLTIVNWTQFPVVRGEISNVSLINNSDEAVTISNTRVLVSSVPIPLDQLTVEKLPPTDIRFQPVPSADGPLQPGGTTRTVDVPLTDIKVVLDGIVSFNGTSDFRVIPNNENLNFGTGDLTISAWVKTTSTSGIEVILDKRVETTGPVQGYVLSNSSSGLIFQLADGVGNQFTNYVSNISISDGNWHHVAVTVDRDQPDGGRWYLDGVEVVGKRFNPRIRSGSLSNSKPLVIGRRSDSPFSPGFFRGQISSVRLAKRVLSSQEIQAIAANRP; from the coding sequence ATGCAATTTATCAAACAGTTAGGGAAACAGCTAGGTTTTGTGGTCTTAATCGGTTCGGCGATGTTTTCCGCATCTGCGGCTAACGCACAAACTACAACTTGTAAAAAAAACGTGGTTTGCGATGTTGGTGTCAATACTGATGTGGTTATCGATCCCAATTACTTAATCAATCTATTACCCGGTACAAACTCAGTTGATGTTGTCCAAATCGGTGGCGTTGTTGTGTATAATAATAATCGCGTAAGCTTTAGCAGTAATGGCGGCAGTTACCCGTTCTATGACCCATTTAGGGCAAGTAGTAGTCAAAGTAATAATGGAAACGACCCGCAAGGATCTAACTTTACACCTTCCATAAGATTTGGTGAACTAATTGGTTTATACACGGAGAAGCCAACTAGACCACTACGCGTGAATCTTAATTCTCCTGCCCTAGATAAGGGTAACCTTGGTTGTGCGCCAACAGCCCCATTCACAAAATGTATAGCATTTCATTACGGTTATTACCAACGTGTAGTTGCAGATAGAGACGTAAATGCCTCATTCTTGCGTACATACATTCAGCTACGAGATTCCACCAATCCTCAGATATTGAGAGTGAAGCAACCCGTGATGGCGTCTCCCAAACTAACCTTTTTGTTTACAGAAAATATTTCACTTTCAGAAGCTACTCGACTTTCAAAAGCTACTCGACTTTCAAAAGCCACTCGACTTTCAAAAGCCACTCGACTTTCAAAAGCCACTCGACTTTCACAAGCTACTCCAACAGAATATTTGGTGGTTTATAGTGAACAGACAAATCCTCTAGAGCCTGGTCTGACTATAGTTAACTGGACTCAATTCCCAGTCGTGCGTGGTGAAATATCAAATGTAAGCTTGATTAATAATTCCGATGAAGCTGTGACCATATCTAACACCCGCGTCTTGGTAAGTTCAGTACCCATACCGCTAGATCAGCTAACCGTTGAAAAATTGCCACCAACAGATATACGGTTCCAACCCGTTCCAAGTGCTGATGGCCCACTACAACCAGGCGGAACCACACGCACAGTCGATGTACCGCTTACAGATATTAAAGTGGTGTTAGATGGCATCGTATCCTTTAATGGTACAAGCGACTTTCGTGTAATTCCCAACAACGAGAACCTAAATTTTGGCACGGGAGACCTGACCATTTCTGCCTGGGTCAAAACGACTAGTACTAGCGGAATTGAAGTCATTTTAGACAAACGAGTTGAGACAACAGGGCCAGTACAAGGGTATGTGCTGTCTAACTCCAGCAGTGGTTTGATATTTCAATTAGCAGATGGAGTGGGAAATCAATTTACAAACTATGTAAGCAATATCTCAATCTCCGATGGCAATTGGCATCATGTAGCTGTGACTGTAGACCGCGACCAACCGGATGGCGGTCGTTGGTATCTTGATGGAGTAGAAGTCGTTGGCAAACGATTTAATCCAAGAATAAGAAGTGGTTCTCTTTCTAACTCCAAACCTTTAGTCATTGGCAGACGCTCAGATAGTCCGTTTTCACCAGGCTTTTTTAGGGGTCAAATAAGCTCTGTCCGACTTGCCAAACGGGTACTGTCATCTCAAGAAATTCAAGCAATTGCCGCGAATAGACCGTAA
- a CDS encoding pentapeptide repeat-containing protein produces the protein MPEVNSQQPINSAATLVENYAAGKRDFSKAELGNADLQGINLKGSDLSYADLSEANLSGANLRGTDLSFADLGQANLKDSDLRGALLMSANLRQADLKGTKLEKADYDRSTHFPKDFDPVKAGMQIKSEN, from the coding sequence ATGCCTGAAGTAAATTCTCAACAGCCTATAAATAGTGCCGCTACTCTTGTAGAGAATTATGCAGCAGGAAAACGGGACTTTAGTAAAGCAGAACTGGGTAATGCTGATTTGCAAGGCATTAACTTGAAAGGTTCTGACCTTAGTTATGCTGACTTGAGTGAAGCTAACCTGAGTGGCGCAAATTTGAGGGGAACTGATCTGAGTTTTGCCGATCTGGGTCAAGCTAATCTCAAGGATAGCGATCTGAGGGGAGCATTGTTGATGTCAGCGAATCTTCGCCAAGCCGATCTCAAAGGAACGAAGCTGGAAAAAGCAGACTACGATCGCAGCACCCATTTTCCCAAAGATTTCGACCCAGTGAAAGCGGGTATGCAGATTAAATCTGAAAATTGA
- a CDS encoding heme-dependent oxidative N-demethylase family protein, with amino-acid sequence MSGRYEVKPGMMAFGSCFGNTQADQQVFQIDDNFAHYRQAKLLARGERLSKYYQTCNYSKGVAGAIARLMINRLTQEHPQHFYCQKSINNTVAFHSQLTKETIYLDAELQLQQVEGSSVVPAYASTLDALSAQVQEDLTIICRSADGSNWLSAVHLCYPNHWSAEEKIGNDFATIHAPVAGIEKINRRAGAIAHTMITHKPMVRFAWGLSTDTRLNHHPEPPPGVSVEQWQGRNFDPQHPRLYLRIERQVIWGLPEYEAALFTIRTYFRDCGVVRKDLVLRSKLREAIESMTPESLVYKGLAESKANILQWLSLSTEII; translated from the coding sequence ATGAGTGGACGCTACGAAGTCAAGCCGGGGATGATGGCTTTTGGTTCCTGCTTTGGTAACACTCAGGCTGATCAGCAGGTATTTCAAATTGATGATAATTTTGCCCACTACCGTCAGGCTAAACTTTTAGCTCGTGGGGAACGGTTGAGCAAATACTACCAAACCTGCAATTATTCTAAAGGTGTGGCAGGTGCGATCGCTCGTTTAATGATTAATCGCCTCACTCAAGAACACCCACAGCACTTTTACTGCCAAAAGTCAATAAATAACACTGTGGCATTTCACAGCCAACTTACCAAAGAAACCATCTATTTAGATGCAGAATTGCAGTTACAGCAAGTTGAGGGTAGTTCAGTTGTTCCAGCTTACGCCTCTACCCTTGATGCTTTATCAGCACAGGTACAAGAAGACCTGACAATTATCTGTCGGTCTGCTGATGGTAGCAACTGGCTGAGTGCAGTTCATCTCTGCTATCCCAATCACTGGTCAGCTGAAGAAAAAATTGGCAATGACTTTGCTACGATACATGCACCTGTCGCTGGTATAGAAAAAATTAATCGACGTGCAGGTGCGATCGCTCATACAATGATTACCCACAAACCGATGGTGCGCTTTGCTTGGGGTTTGAGTACCGACACCCGCCTTAACCACCATCCCGAACCACCGCCTGGTGTGTCAGTTGAACAATGGCAAGGTAGAAATTTTGATCCGCAGCATCCCAGACTTTATCTGCGAATTGAGCGCCAAGTAATTTGGGGGCTACCAGAGTATGAAGCGGCGCTGTTTACTATTCGTACTTACTTTAGAGATTGTGGTGTAGTGAGAAAAGACCTAGTATTACGGTCTAAGCTGCGTGAGGCAATCGAATCTATGACACCGGAATCTCTAGTTTATAAAGGCTTGGCAGAGAGCAAAGCCAATATTTTGCAGTGGCTGAGTTTGTCAACAGAAATTATCTGA
- a CDS encoding aspartate aminotransferase family protein, with protein sequence MSLQTLVDQATIPPDSGSVASSPFDADSFNEAVMSTYGRFPLALERGAGCRVWDTQGREYLDFVAGIATCTLGHAHPVMVEAVTRQIQKLHHVSNLYYIPEQGELAKWLVEHSCADRVFFCNSGAEANEAAIKLARKYAHTVLEIEKPIILTANASFHGRTLATITATAQPKYQKYFDPLVPGFHYVNYNDINAVEVAISELDEGDYRVAAILIEPLQGEGGVRPGDVAYFKKLRQICDETGILLIFDEVQVGMGRSGKLWAYEHLGVEPDIFTSAKGLGGGIPIGAMMSKKFCDVFQPGEHASTFGGNPFVCGVALSVCQTLERENILQNVQDRGEQLRSGLKAIAAKYPQQVGEIRGWGLINGLELRANIQLTAADIVNAAINEGVLLVPAGPKVVRFVPPLIVTEAEVNTALEAVDRAIATLTA encoded by the coding sequence GTGAGCCTACAAACTCTCGTTGACCAAGCCACCATCCCCCCAGATTCAGGGTCAGTAGCATCTAGTCCCTTTGATGCAGATAGCTTTAATGAAGCTGTCATGTCTACCTACGGCCGGTTTCCCTTAGCCCTAGAACGGGGTGCTGGATGCCGGGTTTGGGATACACAGGGGCGGGAGTACTTAGACTTTGTGGCGGGAATTGCCACTTGTACTTTAGGACATGCCCACCCAGTTATGGTAGAAGCGGTGACACGCCAAATCCAAAAGCTGCACCATGTCTCTAATTTGTACTACATTCCTGAGCAAGGTGAATTGGCAAAATGGCTGGTTGAACATTCTTGTGCCGATCGCGTATTTTTCTGCAACTCTGGAGCTGAAGCTAATGAAGCCGCAATTAAACTGGCTCGGAAATATGCCCACACAGTATTAGAAATTGAAAAACCAATTATTTTAACCGCCAATGCCAGTTTCCACGGACGGACTTTGGCAACGATTACCGCTACCGCACAACCGAAGTATCAAAAGTATTTTGATCCCTTGGTTCCTGGTTTCCACTACGTAAATTACAACGATATTAACGCTGTGGAAGTAGCGATTAGCGAGTTGGATGAAGGCGATTACCGGGTAGCGGCGATTCTGATTGAGCCATTGCAGGGAGAAGGCGGTGTGCGTCCGGGAGATGTTGCCTATTTCAAAAAGCTCCGCCAAATTTGCGATGAAACTGGCATTTTATTGATTTTTGATGAAGTGCAAGTTGGCATGGGGCGCAGCGGCAAATTATGGGCTTACGAACATCTCGGCGTTGAACCAGATATTTTCACCAGTGCCAAAGGCTTAGGTGGCGGTATCCCCATCGGTGCAATGATGAGCAAGAAATTCTGTGATGTTTTTCAACCAGGGGAACACGCTAGCACCTTTGGCGGAAATCCTTTTGTGTGCGGTGTAGCACTCAGTGTTTGCCAGACATTGGAACGGGAAAATATTTTGCAGAATGTGCAAGACAGAGGTGAACAATTGCGATCTGGATTGAAGGCGATCGCAGCGAAATATCCTCAGCAGGTTGGCGAAATCCGGGGTTGGGGTTTAATCAACGGTTTGGAGTTGCGAGCCAATATTCAACTAACCGCAGCAGATATCGTCAATGCTGCCATCAACGAGGGCGTATTGCTGGTACCAGCCGGGCCAAAAGTAGTCCGATTTGTGCCACCGCTAATTGTTACAGAGGCGGAAGTCAACACTGCTTTAGAAGCTGTGGATCGAGCGATCGCAACTCTCACAGCTTAG
- a CDS encoding NAD(P)H-quinone oxidoreductase subunit H — protein sequence MTRLETRTEPMVLNMGPHHPSMHGVLRLIMTLDGEDVVDCEPVIGYLHRGMEKIAENRTNVMYVPYVSRWDYAAGMFNEAVTVNAPEKLAGVAVPKRASYIRVIMLELNRIANHLLWFGPFLADVGAQTPFFYQFREREMIYDLWEAATGYRMVNNNYFRVGGVAADLPYGWVDKCLEFCEYLLPKVDEYERLVTDNPIFRRRVEGIGTITREEAINWGLSGPMLRASGVQWDLRKVDHYECYDDFDWDVQWETAGDCFARYVVRMREMRESVKIIRQAIKGLPGGPYENLEAKRLAAGKKSEWDAFDYQFIGKKVSPTFKMPKGEIYARVESGKGELGIYLVGDDNVFPARWKIRAADFNNLQIVPHLLRGMKVADIVVILGSVDVIMGSVDR from the coding sequence ATGACCAGACTAGAAACCCGCACTGAACCAATGGTGCTAAACATGGGGCCACACCACCCCTCAATGCACGGGGTTCTGCGGCTAATCATGACTCTGGATGGCGAGGATGTCGTTGACTGTGAACCAGTTATCGGCTATTTGCACCGGGGAATGGAAAAAATCGCCGAGAACCGCACTAATGTAATGTACGTCCCTTACGTCAGTCGCTGGGACTACGCGGCGGGAATGTTCAACGAAGCCGTCACTGTTAACGCCCCAGAAAAGCTTGCAGGTGTTGCTGTCCCCAAACGTGCTAGCTACATCCGCGTCATCATGCTGGAGTTGAACCGCATCGCTAACCACTTGCTGTGGTTTGGCCCCTTCCTCGCTGACGTAGGCGCACAAACTCCCTTCTTCTACCAATTCCGGGAACGGGAGATGATTTATGATTTGTGGGAAGCCGCCACAGGTTATCGGATGGTGAATAACAACTACTTCCGCGTTGGTGGAGTAGCAGCCGATTTACCTTATGGTTGGGTAGATAAGTGTCTGGAATTTTGCGAGTACTTATTACCCAAAGTTGATGAGTACGAACGCTTAGTAACTGATAACCCCATCTTCCGGCGACGTGTTGAGGGTATTGGTACTATCACCCGTGAAGAAGCAATTAACTGGGGACTTTCTGGCCCCATGTTACGCGCATCTGGCGTGCAATGGGATTTACGGAAAGTTGACCATTACGAATGTTACGACGATTTCGACTGGGATGTGCAGTGGGAAACCGCCGGTGATTGCTTTGCCCGTTACGTAGTGCGGATGCGGGAAATGCGCGAATCTGTGAAGATTATTCGCCAAGCAATTAAAGGACTTCCTGGCGGCCCTTACGAAAATCTGGAAGCGAAACGTTTAGCCGCAGGTAAAAAATCCGAGTGGGATGCATTTGATTACCAATTCATCGGCAAAAAAGTTTCCCCCACTTTCAAGATGCCCAAGGGGGAAATCTACGCCCGTGTAGAAAGTGGCAAAGGTGAATTGGGAATTTATTTGGTTGGCGATGATAACGTCTTTCCTGCACGTTGGAAGATTCGCGCCGCAGATTTCAACAACCTTCAGATTGTCCCACATTTACTGCGGGGCATGAAGGTTGCAGATATTGTGGTGATTCTCGGCAGTGTTGACGTAATCATGGGGTCTGTAGATAGGTAG
- a CDS encoding MotA/TolQ/ExbB proton channel family protein — MEISNLFTAGGIVMWPLLAFSLLGVALIIERIIFWVRINNRQNKVVREVLQLYRLDNVVSALDKLQKNSDLPIARIFLAALELEEPTPEEFRLALESEAQAEIPLLKRSQNIFETIIGLAPLLGLLGTVLGLINSFASLNIGDVGGSKTAGVTSGISEALVSTASGLVVAIFTLLFANTFRGLYQRQIAWIQEYGGQLELLYRRRYERRDNNLQFKINPK; from the coding sequence ATGGAAATTAGTAATCTGTTTACAGCAGGTGGCATAGTCATGTGGCCTCTGCTAGCGTTCTCTTTGTTAGGAGTGGCGCTGATTATCGAACGGATCATTTTTTGGGTAAGGATAAATAATCGGCAAAACAAGGTAGTGCGAGAGGTGCTACAGCTTTATCGCCTTGATAATGTAGTTAGTGCTTTAGATAAATTGCAGAAAAATTCTGATTTACCCATTGCTCGGATTTTTTTAGCAGCTTTAGAATTGGAGGAGCCAACACCAGAAGAATTTCGTTTGGCATTAGAAAGTGAAGCACAAGCCGAAATCCCCTTACTCAAGCGATCGCAAAATATTTTTGAGACAATTATTGGTCTTGCGCCCCTGTTGGGACTTCTCGGCACTGTTTTAGGATTAATTAACTCCTTTGCCTCTTTAAATATCGGAGATGTGGGAGGTAGTAAAACAGCAGGTGTAACATCTGGAATTAGTGAAGCTTTAGTATCTACAGCATCAGGGTTGGTAGTGGCAATCTTTACACTATTATTTGCCAACACCTTCCGGGGACTCTACCAGCGCCAGATTGCCTGGATTCAAGAATATGGTGGACAGTTAGAATTACTCTACCGCCGTCGCTACGAAAGAAGAGATAACAATTTACAATTCAAAATAAATCCAAAATAG
- a CDS encoding methylmalonic aciduria and homocystinuria type D protein, producing MNYPKVYTSEQSCPINLVGETGQAVQISIHAPSQYICANCERILPDWKRQPFLRVVIVLQQSRYQLVEKTAEVETEKERLREKFMRFGCDLAFNLRDRGYLTDLIDPRTGYPLLSHPGAIPHDDTAVVKALLNYPVIKNQCRVLVHPDWGAAVYPSILISEAPPVVIEWVTKSLAAMHGWKEIDY from the coding sequence GTGAACTATCCCAAGGTTTACACTTCGGAGCAAAGCTGTCCTATTAATTTAGTTGGCGAAACGGGACAAGCGGTTCAAATTTCAATTCATGCTCCCAGTCAATATATCTGTGCCAACTGCGAACGGATATTACCAGATTGGAAACGGCAACCATTTTTACGAGTAGTGATTGTCTTACAGCAATCGCGTTATCAACTAGTCGAAAAGACAGCAGAAGTAGAGACAGAGAAAGAACGCTTGCGAGAAAAGTTTATGAGATTTGGCTGCGATTTGGCATTTAATCTGCGCGATCGCGGTTATTTAACAGACCTGATCGACCCTCGTACAGGCTATCCTTTACTGTCTCATCCCGGAGCAATCCCTCACGATGACACAGCAGTTGTCAAAGCTTTGCTTAATTATCCAGTGATTAAAAATCAATGCCGTGTGCTAGTGCATCCCGATTGGGGTGCAGCAGTTTATCCTAGCATTTTGATATCAGAAGCTCCCCCAGTTGTGATCGAATGGGTTACAAAAAGTTTAGCAGCCATGCATGGGTGGAAAGAAATTGATTATTAG
- a CDS encoding potassium channel family protein: MAGAIALGGVFFIGTLWYSLVEGWSWEDAAYMTVITLATVGYGETHPLGSRGRLFTIALILLGVVNIGYIVNRFTEAIIQGYFQEGIRLQQQRRLMESLTEHYIICGFSRTGRQIAKEFRAEAVPFVVIDSEMESVQRAQTEGYTAFQGDATLDDTLLKVGIERATCIVAALPSDAENLYIVLSAKTLNSGIRVIARASTEEALQKLRRGGADEVISPYITGGKRMAAAALRPQVLDFVDGILTGADRQLYMEEFLLDPAFCPFVGQSLQKARLRSQSGALVLAIRRADGTLIGGPTGDTILMPGDRLIGMGTAEQLRSLNQILGPIGSQKLRRPKNS; encoded by the coding sequence ATGGCTGGGGCGATCGCTCTTGGTGGTGTTTTCTTCATTGGCACTTTGTGGTACTCGTTAGTGGAGGGCTGGTCATGGGAAGATGCAGCTTACATGACAGTGATCACTTTAGCGACTGTGGGATACGGAGAGACGCACCCATTGGGTAGCCGAGGACGATTGTTTACAATTGCCCTGATTTTGTTGGGTGTAGTTAATATCGGTTACATTGTCAACAGATTTACAGAAGCGATTATTCAAGGCTACTTTCAAGAAGGAATTCGGCTACAGCAACAGAGGCGGTTAATGGAATCCCTAACAGAACACTACATCATTTGTGGATTTAGCCGGACTGGTCGTCAAATTGCCAAAGAATTTCGGGCAGAAGCTGTACCTTTTGTAGTGATTGATTCGGAGATGGAATCTGTACAAAGGGCACAAACGGAAGGTTACACAGCATTCCAAGGTGATGCTACATTAGATGACACACTTCTAAAAGTTGGTATTGAACGGGCAACTTGTATCGTTGCAGCACTCCCTTCAGATGCCGAAAATTTATATATTGTTTTATCAGCCAAAACACTGAATTCGGGAATTCGGGTGATCGCACGGGCAAGTACAGAAGAAGCTTTGCAGAAGTTACGACGCGGTGGTGCAGATGAAGTCATATCTCCCTATATTACTGGTGGGAAGCGCATGGCTGCTGCGGCTCTCAGACCCCAAGTATTGGACTTTGTAGACGGGATTTTGACAGGTGCAGACCGTCAGTTGTATATGGAAGAATTTTTACTCGACCCGGCTTTTTGTCCCTTTGTGGGTCAAAGTTTGCAAAAAGCGAGATTGCGCTCGCAATCTGGGGCATTAGTTCTGGCAATTCGCCGCGCTGATGGAACTTTAATCGGTGGCCCCACTGGCGATACGATTTTAATGCCAGGCGATCGGCTAATTGGTATGGGTACAGCAGAGCAATTGCGTAGCCTTAACCAAATTCTTGGCCCAATTGGTTCGCAGAAATTGCGACGACCGAAAAATAGTTGA
- a CDS encoding DUF4129 domain-containing protein, whose protein sequence is MTDTFEKTSWSWQLSQFQQQVGEWWEYQFYRFERAMPELPTGWSISPRLGELLKFLFWLVLGLFIAWVGWRLWREFSPYIYSWLNRSANLTDFGVKTHSSESSIALLLERSHQFSRQGNYREACQYLYLAMLQQLHQNAMSNDKPQGVYAPHKLSRTDGEYLQLLRSSVTPIQPYETLITTHEQLCFGNAEILLDNYEQCRQAYREISPD, encoded by the coding sequence ATGACAGATACTTTTGAAAAAACTAGCTGGAGTTGGCAGCTTTCTCAATTTCAACAACAAGTGGGAGAATGGTGGGAATACCAGTTTTACCGCTTTGAACGCGCAATGCCCGAATTGCCTACTGGATGGTCGATTAGCCCAAGGCTTGGTGAATTGCTGAAATTCCTGTTTTGGCTGGTACTAGGTTTATTTATCGCTTGGGTGGGTTGGCGATTATGGCGAGAATTCAGTCCTTATATATATTCTTGGCTGAATAGAAGTGCTAATCTCACTGATTTTGGGGTAAAAACTCACTCTAGTGAGTCATCCATAGCCCTTCTGTTGGAGCGATCGCACCAATTTTCTCGTCAGGGAAACTACCGTGAAGCTTGCCAGTATCTTTATTTAGCGATGTTGCAGCAGTTGCATCAAAACGCGATGTCTAACGACAAGCCGCAGGGCGTCTACGCACCTCACAAACTCAGTCGCACTGATGGAGAATATCTGCAATTGCTGCGATCGTCTGTGACTCCCATACAGCCTTATGAAACTTTAATTACCACTCACGAGCAATTATGTTTTGGTAATGCCGAGATTTTACTAGACAATTATGAGCAGTGCCGACAAGCTTATCGGGAAATCTCCCCAGATTGA
- a CDS encoding DUF2243 domain-containing protein: MEAKSETLNRRAPLITAGIFLGVGIGGFIDGILLHQILQWHHMLSNIRPLTNMANIDLNMLWDGLFHTFNWVFTVVGVLLLWRAGGRDDVPWSSQTFIGSIFIGTGLFDFVEGLIDHQILGIHHVKPGPNELTWDLGFLAFGALLTVIGWIMIKKSRVISH; encoded by the coding sequence ATGGAGGCGAAAAGTGAAACCCTCAACCGACGCGCACCGCTAATTACTGCTGGAATTTTTCTTGGTGTAGGTATTGGAGGGTTTATTGATGGAATTTTACTGCATCAGATCCTCCAGTGGCATCACATGCTCAGTAATATTCGACCTCTGACAAACATGGCGAATATAGATTTGAACATGCTATGGGATGGGTTATTTCATACCTTTAATTGGGTATTCACCGTGGTAGGAGTTCTCTTGCTATGGCGTGCCGGAGGGCGTGATGATGTTCCTTGGTCATCACAGACCTTTATTGGGTCAATATTTATTGGTACTGGGTTGTTCGACTTCGTTGAAGGTTTAATTGACCATCAAATTCTCGGTATCCATCATGTGAAACCCGGCCCAAATGAGTTAACTTGGGATCTAGGATTTCTTGCATTTGGTGCGCTACTTACTGTCATCGGCTGGATAATGATAAAAAAGTCAAGAGTCATTAGTCATTAG